A region of Siniperca chuatsi isolate FFG_IHB_CAS linkage group LG23, ASM2008510v1, whole genome shotgun sequence DNA encodes the following proteins:
- the LOC122871450 gene encoding histone H3: MARTKQTARKSTGGKAPRKQLATKAARKSAPATGGVKKPHRYRPGTVALREIRRYQKSTELLIRKLPFQRLVREIAQDFKTDLRFQSSAVMALQEASEAYLVGLFEDTNLCAIHAKRVTIMPKDIQLARRIRGERA; the protein is encoded by the coding sequence ATGGCCCGAACCAAGCAGACCGCCCGTAAGTCCACCGGAGGCAAGGCTCCCAGGAAGCAGCTGGCCACCAAAGCGGCCCGCAAGAGCGCCCCGGCCACCGGCGGCGTGAAGAAGCCCCACCGCTACAGGCCCGGCACCGTGGCTCTGCGGGAGATCCGCCGCTACCAGAAGTCCACCGAGCTGCTGATCCGCAAGCTGCCCTTCCAGCGCCTGGTCCGCGAGATCGCGCAGGACTTCAAGACCGACCTGCGCTTCCAGAGCTCCGCCGTCATGGCGCTGCAGGAGGCCAGCGAGGCCTACCTGGTCGGACTCTTCGAGGACACCAACCTGTGCGCCATCCACGCCAAGAGGGTCACCATCATGCCCAAAGACATCCAGCTGGCCCGGCGCATCCGCGGAGAGAGGGcttag
- the LOC122871496 gene encoding histone H1-like, protein MAEEAPAAPAAPAPPAKAPKKKAAAAAKPSKKSGPGASELILKAVSASKDRKGLSYVALKKALAAEGYDVDHNGIHIKRAVKSLVVKGSLVQTKGTGASGSFKACKPADKPKKEAKKAAVKAAKPAAKKASASAKKPAAAKKPKAAKATPKKAKKPAAAAKKQSVKKLTKSPKKKAAKKALTPKKAAAAATPKKAAKKLVKAKAAKAKKPAAKKAAKK, encoded by the coding sequence ATGGCAGAAGAAGCTCCAGCTGCGCCCGCCGCGCCGGCCCCTCCGGCAAAAGCGCCGAAGAAGaaagccgccgccgccgccaagCCGAGCAAGAAGTCAGGTCCCGGCGCGAGCGAGCTCATCTTGAAGGCCGTGTCCGCCTCCAAGGACCGCAAAGGCCTGTCTTACGTGGCCCTGAAGAAGGCGCTGGCCGCCGAAGGCTACGACGTGGACCACAACGGCATCCACATTAAGCGCGCCGTCAAGAGCCTGGTGGTGAAGGGATCCCTGGTGCAGACCAAGGGCACCGGGGCATCCGGCTCCTTCAAGGCGTGCAAACCCGCTGACAAGCCCAAGAAGGAGGCTAAGAAGGCCGCCGTGAAAGCCGCGAAGCCGGCAGCCAAGAAGGCCTCCGCCTCCGCTAAGAAGCCAGCGGCCGCCAAGAAGCCCAAGGCCGCCAAGGCAACCCCCAAGAAGGCGAAGAAGCCCGCTGCCgcagccaagaaacagtccgTCAAGAAGCTCACCAAGAGCCCGAAGAAGAAGGCCGCCAAGAAGGCGCTTACACCCAAgaaggcggcggcggcggctacTCCCAAGAAAGCTGCCAAGAAGCTTGTTAAAGCCAAAGCTGCAAAAGCCAAGAAGCCAGCAGCCAAGAAAGCCGCCAAGAAGTGA